Within the Prunus dulcis unplaced genomic scaffold, ALMONDv2, whole genome shotgun sequence genome, the region AGAAATTATGTTCAAAGCCATTATAAAAAACGTCCTCCTCCACCTGAAAATATCCCATTTGCAAATCGAAAAAAGTACGCACTAGGTTCTCCTCCATCTGACAATCAACTACTCCATTATAAAGAGTTAGCTATTTTCTTCTTCGAGAAGGACATGCGCCCTGGCGCAACAATGAAGTTCCAATTCCCTAGAAATTCAAACACGGCTACTTTCCTGCCACGCGAAAGTGCTCAATCGATCCCCTTCTCCTCTAACAAACTATCAGAAATTTTCAACCATTTTTCAGTGAAGCCAACATCTGCGGAAGCCAAAACAATTAAGCAAACAATCGAAGCGTGTGAAGCTCCAGGCATTAAGGGAGAGGAAAAATATTGCGCCACATCTTTAGAATCAATGGTTGATTTTAGCACTTCGAAGCTTAGAACAAGAAACGTTCAAGCAATCTCGACGGAGGTATTGGAAAAAGGAGCCACCATGCCCATGCACAAGTATACAAAAATGCCGGGACTGAAGAAGCTGGCAGGTGACAGAGTCGTTGTGTGTCATAAGCAGAACTATCCCTTTGCTGTGTTTTACTGCCACGCAATAAAACCCACAGCAGCTTATGTTCTCTCCCTGAAAGGCGATGATGGGGTGAAGGTTAAAGCAGTAGCCATCTGCCATCTAGACACATCAGAATGGAACCCAAAGCATTTGGCCTTCCAAATCCTCAAAGTTAAGCCCGGAACAATTCCCATCTGCCATTTCCTTCCCACTGATCATATTGTCTGGGTTCCGAACCACAAATCTGCATGATCCTCACTTAGCACTGTACGTATAATAAGCTTGCACCCATGTATAATTATCTCCCTACTTATTTCTGCCTCTTCATGATGAGATGAAGTTTCTGGGATTAATGGTCGGGTTGCCTAAAAAACAGAGATTACAGAAACTGCTTGAAATTAACCCGATCATGTTTTCTCTTGTAACTATATAGACTTCAGCTTGTACTCATAAAGCATGCTATATTTATGAAGAGATATTAATCTGTTGGAATATAGGAGGTGTGTGATGAGCGTATGTGATGCACTGATACCACTGTTAGAATtgaaagggaaaaacaaagtgatttttttatattttgatgagAATAATACATGACTCGGTGTAGACTAATTGACCT harbors:
- the LOC117613420 gene encoding BURP domain protein RD22-like translates to MGFHLPLIFAILSLAVVALANHAAQPAPQLYWNSVLPNTQMPRSISELLHPDSTNEENIVNAVGNGKGKPEIFPLRNRNYVQSHYGVLNRNYVQSHYKKRPPPPENIPFANRKKYALGSPPSDNQLLHYKELAIFFFEKDMRPGATMKFQFPRNSNTATFLPRESAQSIPFSSNKLSEIFNHFSVKPTSAEAKTIKQTIEACEAPGIKGEEKYCATSLESMVDFSTSKLRTRNVQAISTEVLEKGATMPMHKYTKMPGLKKLAGDRVVVCHKQNYPFAVFYCHAIKPTAAYVLSLKGDDGVKVKAVAICHLDTSEWNPKHLAFQILKVKPGTIPICHFLPTDHIVWVPNHKSA